One genomic segment of Gossypium arboreum isolate Shixiya-1 chromosome 3, ASM2569848v2, whole genome shotgun sequence includes these proteins:
- the LOC108489600 gene encoding 60S ribosomal protein L3, producing MSHRKFEHPRHGSLGFLPRKRASRHRGKVKAFPKDDPSKPCKLTAFLGYKAGMTHIVREVEKPGSKLHKKETCEAVTIIETPPMVIVGVVGYVKTPRGLRSLNTVWAQHLSEEVKRRFYKHWCKSKKKAFTKYSKQYESEEGKKSIDAQLEKMKKYATVIRVLAHTQIRKMKGLKQKKAHLMEIQVNGGTIADKVDFAYKFFEKQVPIDAVFQKDEMIDIIGVTKGKGYEGVVTRWGVTRLPRKTHRGLRKVACIGAWHPARVSFTVARAGQNGYHHRTEMNKKVYRVGKVGDETHSAITDYDRTEKDITPIGGFPHYGVVKSDYLMIKGGCVGPKKRVVTLRQSLINQTSRVALEEIKLKFIDTSSKFGHGRFQTTQEKQKFYGRLKA from the exons ATGTCTCACAGGAAGTTTGAGCACCCAAGGCATGGTTCCCTTGGATTTCTTCCAAGGAAGCGAGCTTCTCGTCACAGAGGAAAAG TGAAGGCATTCCCAAAGGATGATCCAAGCAAACCATGCAAGCTTACTGCCTTTTTAGGGTACAAGGCTGGTATGACACACATTGTCAGGGAGGTCGAAAAACCCGGATCTA AGCTTCACAAGAAGGAGACTTGTGAAGCTGTTACAATCATTGAAACTCCTCCTATGGTTATTGTTGGAGTTGTTGGGTATGTGAAGACACCACGTGGTCTCCGCTCATTGAACACCGTCTGGGCTCAGCATTTGAGCGAGGAGGTTAAACGTAGGTTCTATAAGCATTGGTGCAAGTCCAAGAAGAAGGCTTTCACCAAGTACTCAAAGCAGTATGAGAGCGAAGAAGGGAAGAAGAGTATAGATGCTCAGCTTGAAAAGATGAAGAAATATGCCACTGTTATTAGGGTCTTGGCCCACACCCAG ATTAGGAAAATGAAGGGATTGAAGCAGAAGAAGGCACACCTAATGGAGATCCAAGTCAATGGTGGAACGATCGCTGACAAGGTTGATTTTGCATACAAGTTCTTTGAGAAACAAGTCCCCATTGATGCTGTTTTCCAGAAGGATGAAATGATTGATATCATCGGTGTTACAAAGGGTAAAGGCTACGAAGGTGTTGTCACTCGTTGGGGTGTCACACGTCTGCCCCGTAAGACCCACAGAGGTCTGCGTAAGGTTGCTTGTATTGGTGCCTGGCATCCTGCTAGAGTCTCGTTTACCGTTGCCAGGGCAGGTCAGAACGGATACCATCACCGTACCGAGATGAACAAGAAGGTTTACAGAGTTGGCAAGGTTGGTGATGAGACTCACTCTGCTATAACAGACTATGACAG GACTGAGAAAGATATCACCCCCATAGGTGGCTTCCCTCACTATGGTGTTGTGAAGAGTGATTACTTGATGATCAAAGGAGGCTGTGTTGGACCTAAGAAGAGGGTGGTTACGCTTCGCCAGTCTCTGATTAACCAGACATCTCGTGTGGCTCTCGAGGAAATCAAACTCAAGTTCATCGACACCTCCTCGAAGTTTGGGCACGGACGGTTCCAGACAACACAGGAGAAACAGAAATTCTATGGTCGGCTCAAGGCATAA